The following are encoded together in the Poseidonibacter lekithochrous genome:
- the rpe gene encoding ribulose-phosphate 3-epimerase, with amino-acid sequence MLVAPSILSADFGKLDEEIKAICDGGCDLIHVDVMDGHFVPNMTIGPVVVSPVAKAATKPLDVHLMVENNSFFVELFAPLKPEYISFHMESEKHPHRLIQKIRSYGIKPAVVLNPHANPSTIEYLLEDLDMVLLMSVNPGFGGQKFIPSVVEKAKQLKELINKRNPACLIEVDGGVNDKNIHELKDAGVDVVVAGSFVFGNDNYGEAIKSLQV; translated from the coding sequence ATGCTTGTAGCTCCTTCGATATTATCAGCAGATTTTGGAAAACTAGATGAGGAAATTAAAGCTATTTGTGATGGCGGATGTGATTTAATTCACGTAGATGTAATGGATGGTCATTTTGTACCAAATATGACTATTGGTCCTGTTGTTGTAAGTCCAGTTGCAAAAGCTGCAACTAAACCCTTAGATGTTCACTTAATGGTAGAAAATAATTCATTTTTTGTAGAACTTTTTGCTCCTTTAAAACCTGAATATATTTCATTTCATATGGAAAGTGAAAAACACCCACATAGATTAATTCAAAAGATTAGATCATATGGAATTAAACCAGCAGTAGTATTAAACCCTCATGCAAATCCTTCAACTATTGAGTATTTACTTGAAGATTTAGATATGGTTTTATTAATGTCAGTTAATCCTGGATTTGGTGGACAAAAGTTTATTCCATCAGTAGTAGAAAAAGCAAAACAATTAAAAGAATTGATTAATAAAAGAAACCCAGCCTGTCTTATCGAAGTTGATGGAGGTGTTAATGATAAAAACATCCATGAACTTAAAGATGCAGGAGTTGATGTAGTTGTTGCTGGATCATTTGTATTTGGAAATGATAATTATGGTGAAGCTATAAAGAGTTTACAGGTTTAA